A window of the Kosakonia radicincitans DSM 16656 genome harbors these coding sequences:
- the mdcA gene encoding malonate decarboxylase subunit alpha, translated as MLSGQTPALVWNTRRSEKQRRLASIPVQGKVLPTGDLVAMLEKLIAPGDRVVLEGNNQKQADFLSRSLAEVNPQKVHDLHMIMPSVGRSEHLDIFEKGIARKLDFSFSGTQSLRISQLLEDGLLEIGAIHTYIELYSRLYVDLCPNVALIAGYKADRKGNLYTGPSTEDTPALVEAAAFRDGIVIAQVNELVDDECDLPRVDIPGSWIDYVVVADKPFFIEPLFTRDPRLIKQEHILMAMMAIKGIYAEHQVQSLNHGIGFNTAAIELLLPTYGEQLGLKGKICKHWTLNPHPTLIPAIESGWVESVHCFGGELGMEEYIRARPDVFFTGSDGSMRSNRAFCQLAGQYAVDMFIGSTLQVDGLANSSTVTRGRLSGFGGAPNMGHDPHGRRHATPAWLNMITEPDPMQRGKKLVVQMVETFQAGAKPTFVEKLDAVEVAKTSGMPLAPVMIYGDDVTHVLTEEGIAYLYRAESIEERRAMVAAVAGITDIGLGVDAKRVAQLRQSGKVVYPEDMGIRRTDATRSLLAASSVADLVEWSGGLYNPPAKFRSW; from the coding sequence ATGTTATCTGGGCAAACGCCAGCACTGGTATGGAACACGCGGCGCAGCGAGAAACAGCGTCGCCTGGCGTCCATTCCCGTGCAGGGCAAGGTACTGCCGACCGGCGACCTTGTCGCCATGCTGGAAAAACTGATCGCCCCCGGCGACCGTGTCGTTCTCGAAGGGAACAACCAAAAGCAGGCGGATTTTCTCTCCCGCTCGCTGGCTGAAGTCAATCCGCAGAAAGTGCATGATCTGCATATGATTATGCCGAGCGTCGGCCGTAGCGAACATCTTGATATCTTCGAAAAAGGCATCGCGCGCAAACTCGATTTCTCTTTCTCCGGTACGCAGAGCCTGCGCATTTCGCAGCTGCTGGAAGATGGTCTGCTGGAAATCGGCGCCATCCACACTTACATCGAACTTTACTCCCGCCTGTATGTTGACCTGTGCCCGAATGTGGCACTGATTGCCGGTTACAAAGCCGACCGTAAAGGTAACCTCTACACCGGCCCCAGCACCGAAGATACGCCGGCTCTGGTGGAAGCCGCTGCGTTCCGCGACGGTATTGTCATTGCGCAGGTTAACGAACTGGTGGATGACGAATGCGATCTGCCGCGTGTCGATATTCCTGGCTCGTGGATCGACTACGTAGTGGTAGCGGACAAACCGTTCTTTATCGAACCGTTGTTTACCCGCGATCCGCGTTTGATCAAACAAGAACACATCCTGATGGCGATGATGGCGATTAAAGGCATCTACGCAGAACATCAGGTGCAGTCGCTGAACCACGGTATCGGTTTCAATACGGCGGCGATTGAACTGCTGCTGCCGACTTACGGCGAACAGCTCGGCCTGAAAGGCAAAATCTGTAAACACTGGACGCTGAACCCGCATCCGACGCTGATCCCGGCGATTGAGAGCGGCTGGGTGGAAAGCGTGCACTGCTTCGGCGGCGAGCTGGGGATGGAAGAGTATATCCGCGCGCGTCCGGACGTGTTCTTCACCGGTTCTGATGGTTCAATGCGTTCCAACCGTGCGTTCTGCCAGTTAGCAGGTCAGTACGCGGTGGATATGTTTATCGGCTCTACGCTGCAGGTTGATGGCCTGGCGAACTCCTCCACGGTTACTCGTGGTCGTCTCTCTGGCTTCGGCGGCGCGCCAAACATGGGGCATGACCCGCACGGTCGTCGCCATGCAACACCTGCCTGGCTGAATATGATCACCGAACCGGATCCGATGCAACGCGGTAAAAAACTGGTCGTGCAGATGGTTGAAACCTTCCAGGCCGGGGCGAAACCGACCTTTGTGGAAAAACTCGACGCTGTTGAAGTGGCGAAAACCTCCGGCATGCCGTTGGCACCCGTCATGATCTATGGCGATGACGTGACTCACGTGCTCACCGAAGAGGGGATTGCTTACCTCTATCGTGCGGAAAGCATCGAAGAGCGCCGCGCGATGGTGGCGGCGGTGGCCGGTATCACCGATATCGGTCTGGGTGTTGACGCCAAACGCGTGGCGCAACTTCGTCAGAGTGGCAAAGTGGTTTACCCGGAAGATATGGGCATTCGTCGTACTGATGCCACCCGTTCGTTGCTGGCAGCCAGCAGCGTGGCGGATCTGGTGGAATGGTCCGGCGGTCTTTACAACCCACCTGCGAAATTCCGGAGCTGGTAA
- the mdcE gene encoding biotin-independent malonate decarboxylase subunit gamma codes for MSTTVSRGALWLEKLAPNAQRLSGLCPSVQAADGQVNGEAVRFIAVVPDANNHYPRAAKGEVGLLEGWTLAKVVSETVAADANSSVKRPIIAVIDVPSQAYGRREEAFGIHQALAGAAAAYANARLAGHPVIGLIVGKAMSGAFLAHGYQANRLIAFNDSGVLIHAMGKDSAARITLRTVEALEKLAATIPPMAYDISNYATLGLLSDLLNISNPDAPSESDLTQVKNTLQQAIKDARQDTTLKNRLGADNRRSSALVRERMKASW; via the coding sequence ATGAGTACGACAGTCAGCCGTGGTGCCTTATGGCTGGAAAAACTGGCACCGAATGCGCAACGTCTGAGCGGGCTGTGCCCGTCCGTACAGGCCGCTGATGGTCAGGTGAACGGTGAAGCGGTGCGTTTTATCGCTGTGGTACCGGACGCCAACAACCACTATCCGCGCGCCGCGAAAGGCGAAGTCGGTTTGCTGGAAGGCTGGACGCTGGCGAAAGTGGTCAGCGAAACGGTCGCTGCCGATGCGAACAGCAGCGTGAAACGCCCGATCATTGCGGTGATTGACGTGCCAAGCCAGGCTTACGGCCGTCGTGAAGAGGCATTTGGTATTCACCAGGCGCTGGCTGGCGCGGCTGCGGCGTATGCCAATGCGCGCCTGGCGGGCCACCCGGTGATTGGTCTGATCGTCGGTAAAGCGATGTCCGGGGCATTTCTGGCCCACGGCTACCAGGCCAACCGCCTGATCGCCTTTAACGATTCCGGTGTGTTGATCCACGCGATGGGTAAAGACTCGGCGGCGCGTATTACGCTGCGTACCGTGGAAGCGCTGGAAAAACTGGCGGCGACCATTCCGCCGATGGCCTACGACATTAGCAACTATGCCACGCTGGGGCTGCTGTCGGATCTGCTGAACATCAGCAATCCGGATGCGCCTTCAGAAAGCGATCTGACGCAGGTGAAGAACACTCTGCAACAGGCAATCAAAGACGCTCGTCAGGACACCACGTTGAAAAACCGTCTGGGTGCTGACAACCGCCGCAGCTCCGCTCTTGTGCGCGAACGCATGAAAGCAAGCTGGTAA
- a CDS encoding malonate decarboxylase holo-ACP synthase, whose product MTTTLRPHDLLWPGARDALEGVTEPWVDEVWHAGLPVVVRRDVVQGDRIPVGVRGLRRDQRAAGWVRSERITRIVSPEQLVAPLALLRSPFISQPPVQLALQLAQQNWPWIWGVTGSTGYALATGIPVIHATSDLDLLIRAPQPLSPDDLLRWQQQLSGGLCRADTQIETPNGGFALAEWLRDGRAMLKTNHGPRLVSDPWYREA is encoded by the coding sequence ATGACCACAACATTACGCCCGCACGATCTTCTCTGGCCTGGCGCACGCGATGCGCTGGAAGGGGTAACTGAACCCTGGGTCGATGAAGTGTGGCACGCCGGTTTACCGGTAGTGGTGCGGCGTGATGTTGTTCAGGGCGATCGAATCCCCGTTGGCGTGCGCGGTTTACGACGCGATCAGCGCGCTGCGGGGTGGGTGAGATCAGAGCGCATTACCCGCATTGTCTCACCAGAGCAGCTTGTCGCACCGCTGGCGCTGCTTCGTTCCCCCTTTATTTCTCAGCCGCCGGTGCAACTGGCTTTGCAACTGGCGCAGCAGAACTGGCCGTGGATATGGGGCGTGACCGGCAGCACCGGCTACGCGCTGGCGACAGGCATTCCGGTTATCCATGCGACCAGCGATCTTGACCTGCTGATCCGCGCTCCGCAGCCGCTTTCTCCCGATGATCTTTTACGCTGGCAACAGCAACTGAGCGGTGGATTGTGCCGGGCGGATACCCAGATTGAGACGCCGAATGGCGGTTTTGCGCTGGCGGAGTGGTTACGCGATGGGCGGGCAATGCTGAAAACCAATCATGGGCCGCGGCTGGTCAGCGATCCGTGGTACAGGGAGGCGTAA
- the mdcC gene encoding malonate decarboxylase acyl carrier protein, giving the protein MEHITITVPAGRVLRGRALAGVVGSGDMEVLFTADQGQTLTIDITTSVDNSRGRWEALFTRLGLVSTLPAGQLVIHDFGATPGVARIRIEQVFEEVSYA; this is encoded by the coding sequence ATGGAACATATCACGATCACTGTGCCTGCCGGCCGCGTATTGCGCGGTAGAGCACTGGCAGGCGTTGTGGGCTCCGGGGATATGGAGGTGTTATTCACCGCCGACCAGGGGCAGACACTGACAATCGATATCACCACCTCCGTGGACAACAGCCGTGGACGTTGGGAAGCGCTGTTCACCCGTCTGGGGCTGGTCAGCACGCTGCCCGCTGGCCAGCTTGTGATTCACGATTTCGGCGCGACGCCCGGTGTGGCGCGCATCCGTATCGAACAGGTATTCGAAGAGGTGAGCTATGCGTGA
- a CDS encoding nicotinate phosphoribosyltransferase, with product MKINPILAIDGYKVSHRVQYPQGTTQVYSNFTPRSDRFFQSPVADGKLVFFGLQGFLKWFMVDLFNADFFTRQEDDVVNEYKQVMDNYLGRDAVAVDHIRALHRLGYLPLHIKSLDEGSKVPMKVPVLTITNTREEFFWLVNYLETVLSAELWKASTNATIAHHYRKICQQWAEKTCTDLSHLDFQCHDFSFRGMAGLHDTAQAGAGHLLSFKGTDSIPSLLYVRDHYTGGEEYFIGASIPATEHSVMCMGEHDHEIETFRRLIADIYPQGFVSIVSDTWDYWRVLTEYTRELKQIILHREGRVVFRPDSGDPVEILCGTGADNDMHPERSPEEKGSVEVLWEIFGGTINEKGYKVLDPHVGLIYGDSITLARANEILRRLEAKGFASSNVVFGVGSFTYQYNTRDTFGFAMKATWGAVNGEGRMIFKEPKTDNGLKRSARGLLRVERDAQGELQLYDEQSWEQEKGGELKTRFLDGKLYQTEHFEQIRQRLASQR from the coding sequence ATGAAAATCAATCCCATTCTGGCTATCGACGGTTATAAAGTTTCGCACCGTGTGCAATACCCGCAGGGAACAACTCAGGTTTACTCCAACTTTACCCCGCGCAGCGACCGCTTTTTCCAGTCTCCCGTTGCGGATGGCAAGCTGGTGTTTTTCGGCCTGCAAGGCTTTCTGAAGTGGTTTATGGTTGATTTGTTCAATGCCGACTTTTTTACCCGCCAGGAAGATGACGTCGTCAATGAATATAAGCAGGTGATGGATAATTATCTCGGCAGGGATGCCGTGGCGGTCGATCATATTCGCGCGCTGCATCGTTTGGGGTATCTGCCGCTGCACATAAAGTCGCTGGATGAAGGCAGTAAAGTGCCAATGAAAGTCCCGGTTTTGACGATTACCAACACCCGTGAGGAGTTTTTCTGGCTGGTGAACTACCTGGAAACTGTGCTCTCCGCTGAATTATGGAAAGCCTCCACCAACGCCACCATTGCCCACCACTACCGTAAAATTTGTCAGCAGTGGGCAGAGAAAACCTGCACCGATTTATCGCATCTGGATTTCCAGTGTCACGACTTCTCTTTTCGCGGCATGGCCGGTCTCCACGATACGGCGCAGGCTGGGGCCGGTCACCTGCTGAGTTTCAAAGGTACCGACAGCATTCCGTCGCTGCTGTATGTCCGCGATCACTACACTGGCGGTGAAGAATACTTTATTGGTGCCAGCATTCCCGCTACAGAACACAGCGTGATGTGCATGGGTGAACACGATCATGAAATCGAAACGTTCCGTCGTCTGATTGCCGATATTTATCCGCAGGGATTTGTTTCTATCGTATCGGATACCTGGGATTACTGGCGTGTACTGACGGAATACACCAGGGAATTGAAACAGATCATTCTCCACCGTGAGGGACGCGTGGTGTTCCGCCCGGACAGCGGCGATCCGGTAGAGATCCTTTGCGGGACGGGGGCAGATAATGACATGCATCCGGAACGCAGCCCGGAAGAGAAAGGTTCGGTAGAGGTGCTGTGGGAAATCTTTGGCGGCACGATTAATGAGAAAGGTTACAAAGTGCTGGATCCGCATGTTGGCCTGATTTATGGGGACTCCATCACCCTGGCGCGTGCGAATGAGATCCTGCGCCGTCTGGAAGCCAAAGGTTTTGCCAGCTCCAACGTGGTGTTTGGCGTCGGTTCCTTTACTTATCAGTACAACACCCGTGACACCTTCGGTTTCGCGATGAAAGCGACCTGGGGAGCGGTAAACGGCGAAGGACGCATGATTTTTAAAGAGCCGAAAACCGATAATGGTCTGAAACGTTCGGCGCGGGGACTACTGCGCGTGGAGCGCGATGCGCAGGGGGAACTGCAACTGTATGATGAACAGAGTTGGGAGCAGGAAAAAGGCGGTGAACTGAAAACGCGCTTCCTTGATGGCAAACTCTATCAAACGGAGCATTTCGAGCAGATTCGCCAGCGTCTGGCCAGCCAGCGCTAA
- a CDS encoding triphosphoribosyl-dephospho-CoA synthase: MKLLPRIEAEGGADWLARAATQSLIDEARLSPKPGLVDSRGNGAHHDLTLELMERSAHSLTPTFQALAQQSWLRPVDVALRQTIGRLGREGEQQMMAATGGVNTHRGAIWALGLLVSAVAMLGGSGPAEAITATAAKLAQLPDEAAPKVFSKGLRATHRYRVPGAREEAQQAFPHIMKLALPQLQQSRQRGGSETAARLDALMAIMTSLSDTCVLSRAGLEGLETMREGARNVLQAGGVAHPHGWQALADLDRQMLALNASPGGAADLLAATLFLDRLTTPYLAN, translated from the coding sequence ATGAAACTTCTGCCACGGATTGAAGCTGAAGGCGGTGCCGATTGGCTGGCGCGAGCCGCCACGCAGAGTCTGATTGACGAAGCACGATTAAGCCCCAAGCCCGGTCTGGTGGACAGTCGGGGGAACGGCGCGCACCACGATTTAACGCTTGAACTGATGGAGCGTTCCGCGCACAGCCTGACCCCCACGTTTCAGGCGCTGGCGCAACAGAGCTGGTTACGGCCGGTAGATGTGGCGCTCAGACAAACCATCGGGCGATTGGGCCGCGAAGGCGAGCAGCAGATGATGGCGGCAACCGGCGGTGTGAATACGCATCGTGGCGCGATTTGGGCGCTGGGGTTGCTGGTCAGCGCTGTGGCGATGCTCGGCGGCAGCGGCCCGGCTGAGGCGATTACCGCCACCGCCGCAAAGCTGGCGCAACTGCCGGACGAGGCCGCGCCGAAAGTGTTCAGTAAAGGGCTGCGTGCTACCCATCGTTACCGGGTGCCCGGCGCGCGCGAAGAAGCGCAGCAGGCGTTTCCACACATCATGAAGCTGGCACTGCCGCAGTTGCAGCAAAGCCGCCAGCGCGGCGGCAGCGAAACTGCCGCACGGCTGGATGCGTTGATGGCGATCATGACCTCGCTCAGCGACACCTGTGTTTTATCGCGCGCCGGTCTGGAAGGGCTGGAGACGATGCGTGAAGGCGCACGGAATGTGTTGCAGGCAGGCGGTGTTGCCCATCCGCACGGCTGGCAAGCGCTGGCTGACCTCGACAGGCAAATGCTGGCGCTGAACGCTTCACCCGGCGGCGCGGCGGATTTACTGGCCGCCACACTGTTTCTCGATCGCCTGACCACGCCTTATTTAGCGAATTAA
- a CDS encoding AEC family transporter, with amino-acid sequence MTYVIVHALAPIFVIMLLGFWAGKAKMVDNKNVSLLNIFVMDFALPAALFSATVQTPWAGIIAQSPLIVVLVLAMWITYAAIYFLAVSVFKKSPQDAAVLTLTVALPNYAALGLPILGSVLGEGSATSLSVAVSIACGSVLMTPFCLLILEREKARAEGGNTGSTLAMLPVLMWRSVKKPIVWGPLLGVVLSAFGLKMPELLLASIKPLGLAATAAALFLTGVILSARKLAINTMVISATITKLLIQPAIAWGIVLVLGLHGSVAITAILMIALAAGFFGVVFGNRFGVQSPDAEAVLLLSSVLCILSLPLFISLTSGM; translated from the coding sequence ATGACTTATGTAATTGTTCATGCCCTCGCACCCATTTTTGTCATCATGCTGTTGGGTTTCTGGGCAGGGAAGGCCAAAATGGTCGACAACAAGAACGTTTCCCTGCTGAATATCTTCGTAATGGACTTTGCCCTGCCCGCCGCGCTGTTTAGCGCGACCGTGCAAACGCCGTGGGCCGGTATCATCGCCCAGTCGCCGCTGATTGTGGTGCTGGTTCTCGCTATGTGGATCACCTACGCGGCTATCTACTTCCTGGCGGTCTCTGTCTTCAAAAAATCGCCGCAGGATGCTGCAGTATTAACCCTGACAGTGGCGCTGCCGAACTACGCGGCGCTGGGTCTGCCGATCCTCGGTAGCGTTCTGGGCGAAGGGTCTGCAACGTCTCTTTCCGTCGCGGTTTCTATTGCCTGTGGTTCGGTACTGATGACGCCGTTCTGCCTGCTGATCCTCGAACGTGAAAAAGCGCGTGCAGAAGGCGGCAACACAGGCTCTACGCTGGCAATGCTGCCGGTGCTGATGTGGCGTTCGGTGAAAAAACCGATTGTCTGGGGCCCGCTGCTGGGGGTTGTGCTTTCAGCGTTTGGCCTCAAAATGCCGGAATTGCTGCTGGCTTCTATCAAACCGCTTGGCCTGGCTGCGACCGCTGCGGCGCTGTTCCTGACCGGTGTGATCCTCTCAGCGCGTAAACTCGCCATCAACACTATGGTTATTTCTGCCACGATCACCAAGCTGCTGATCCAGCCTGCTATTGCCTGGGGGATTGTGCTGGTGCTGGGCCTGCATGGCTCTGTCGCTATCACCGCGATCCTGATGATTGCGCTGGCGGCTGGTTTCTTCGGCGTGGTATTTGGTAACCGCTTTGGCGTGCAGTCGCCGGATGCGGAAGCGGTACTGCTGTTAAGTTCCGTACTGTGTATCCTGTCGCTGCCGCTGTTTATCTCGCTGACTTCAGGAATGTAA
- a CDS encoding NUDIX hydrolase → MISEAEYLEAYDASRFPSPLVTVDSVLFTVHQQVLCVLLVKRASQPQQGRWGLPGGFIDMAQDDSTRTTALRKLTEKTGVSPSWLEQLDTFSGPQRDPRGWSLTIAWYALISWVSCAPHIASVSDAKWVPVSELDTIELAFDHRDIIQAALHRLRQKTMYSLLPVYCLPETFTQAQLQEATEIILGQPIQRKSLIRRFEASGMFEETGQSVATGARKARLWRRKPDADIHLFTRNLLADG, encoded by the coding sequence ATGATCAGCGAAGCAGAGTACCTGGAAGCTTATGATGCCAGCCGTTTTCCCTCACCACTGGTGACGGTGGATAGTGTGCTGTTTACCGTGCATCAGCAGGTGCTTTGCGTGCTATTGGTAAAGCGTGCAAGCCAGCCGCAGCAAGGGCGCTGGGGATTGCCCGGTGGGTTTATCGACATGGCGCAGGATGATTCCACACGCACCACAGCGCTGCGCAAACTCACGGAAAAAACCGGCGTCTCTCCCTCCTGGCTGGAACAGCTCGATACCTTTTCCGGCCCACAGCGAGATCCACGCGGCTGGAGCCTGACTATCGCCTGGTACGCGCTGATTTCATGGGTTTCTTGTGCGCCGCATATTGCCAGTGTGAGTGATGCGAAATGGGTGCCCGTCAGCGAGCTGGATACCATTGAGCTGGCATTTGATCACCGCGATATTATTCAGGCGGCGCTGCACCGGCTGCGTCAGAAAACCATGTACTCGTTACTGCCGGTTTACTGCTTGCCGGAGACGTTTACCCAGGCGCAATTGCAGGAGGCGACCGAAATCATTCTTGGTCAGCCTATTCAGCGTAAAAGTTTGATCCGCCGCTTTGAAGCTTCTGGCATGTTTGAAGAGACGGGTCAGAGCGTGGCGACCGGCGCGCGTAAAGCGCGTTTGTGGCGACGCAAACCGGACGCCGACATTCATCTTTTTACACGGAATTTACTGGCGGATGGGTAA
- the mdcH gene encoding malonate decarboxylase subunit epsilon — protein MKILFTFPGQGTQRPGMLQGLPGTELAQAREILGAEVDALDTPQALEHTRAVQLALLISGVAWARELQRRGMIVDITCGLSIGAFPAAVVAGALDFHDALQLVALRGDLMEQAWPHGYGLTAIMGLTLPVVETLLEGSGAYIANLNAETQIVIAGSDDAMALVAQRALAKGANKAQRLAVSVPSHCELLAAPAEKLAQAFTHIALNRPQCAYLSGSTGRVLWQPEKIADDLARNMARTVRWQEAMVAANERDARLAIEMPPGGILTCLTRQAAWNGECISLERSGADVALHLAKRLRG, from the coding sequence ATGAAAATTCTGTTTACCTTTCCGGGGCAGGGGACGCAGCGTCCCGGCATGTTACAGGGGCTGCCCGGCACAGAACTGGCGCAAGCGCGTGAAATATTAGGCGCGGAAGTGGATGCGCTTGATACGCCGCAGGCATTAGAACATACGCGTGCCGTACAACTGGCACTGCTGATTTCCGGTGTTGCCTGGGCGCGGGAATTACAGCGCCGGGGCATGATAGTGGATATCACCTGTGGATTATCGATTGGCGCATTTCCTGCCGCTGTGGTGGCTGGAGCGCTGGATTTCCACGATGCCTTGCAGCTTGTCGCGTTGCGCGGCGACTTAATGGAACAGGCCTGGCCGCACGGGTACGGTCTGACGGCGATTATGGGGCTGACGCTGCCTGTCGTGGAAACGCTGCTCGAAGGGAGCGGGGCGTATATTGCCAACCTGAACGCGGAAACGCAGATTGTTATCGCCGGTAGTGATGACGCGATGGCGCTGGTCGCGCAGCGTGCGCTGGCCAAAGGCGCGAACAAAGCGCAGCGTCTGGCGGTCAGCGTGCCTTCGCATTGTGAACTGCTGGCTGCGCCCGCGGAAAAACTGGCGCAGGCCTTTACTCACATCGCGCTGAACCGGCCGCAATGCGCTTATTTAAGCGGCAGTACTGGCCGTGTGCTGTGGCAGCCGGAAAAAATTGCTGACGATTTGGCACGTAATATGGCGCGCACCGTGCGCTGGCAGGAGGCGATGGTTGCCGCGAATGAACGTGACGCAAGGCTGGCGATTGAGATGCCGCCGGGCGGCATTCTGACCTGTCTGACGCGCCAGGCGGCATGGAACGGTGAATGCATTTCGCTGGAAAGAAGTGGTGCGGATGTTGCGCTGCATCTGGCTAAGCGGCTTCGGGGGTAA
- the prs gene encoding ribose-phosphate diphosphokinase, giving the protein MASRIELVIDNEQVEISHGVFPDGAVWLKVAGKLPSFALHMRVRVAAMRDMNDFMLLAQLVDAVRHVTDIAVSHLELAWLPWARQDRHMVAGDSFALKVFADQLNTLNFDKVYILDPHSDAAAAAIKNCVVIAQESGLMQSETLRRAIGKGELMLVAPDAGALKKIHNVAKASGAQSYAILTKERDVATGNLTGFALVAGDVAGKDVLIVDDLCDAGGTFIGSAQVLRDAGARSVSLYVTHGVFSKGVEHLLNNGIDAIYTTTSFTSPELADPRVELIDINTIFRA; this is encoded by the coding sequence ATGGCGAGCAGAATCGAATTAGTGATTGATAATGAGCAGGTTGAGATTAGCCATGGCGTCTTTCCCGATGGCGCTGTATGGCTAAAAGTGGCCGGTAAACTTCCCTCATTCGCCCTGCATATGCGGGTACGTGTCGCCGCCATGCGCGATATGAACGACTTTATGTTACTGGCACAACTGGTGGATGCCGTGCGCCATGTTACCGATATCGCAGTGAGCCATCTGGAGCTGGCATGGTTGCCGTGGGCACGTCAGGACCGCCATATGGTGGCAGGTGACAGCTTCGCACTGAAGGTTTTTGCCGACCAGCTCAATACCCTGAATTTCGACAAAGTGTATATCCTCGACCCGCACAGCGATGCTGCGGCGGCAGCCATCAAGAACTGCGTAGTGATTGCGCAGGAAAGTGGCCTAATGCAGAGCGAAACGCTGCGTCGCGCCATAGGCAAGGGCGAGCTGATGCTGGTCGCGCCGGACGCCGGTGCGCTGAAGAAAATCCACAACGTGGCAAAAGCCAGCGGCGCGCAAAGCTACGCCATCCTGACGAAAGAACGTGATGTTGCAACAGGAAATCTTACGGGGTTTGCGTTGGTGGCTGGTGATGTGGCGGGCAAGGATGTGCTGATCGTTGATGACCTTTGCGATGCGGGCGGCACCTTTATCGGCTCAGCGCAGGTGCTGCGCGATGCCGGGGCTCGCAGTGTCAGTCTGTATGTCACGCACGGCGTCTTCTCCAAAGGGGTCGAACACTTGCTGAATAATGGCATTGACGCAATTTACACCACCACCTCCTTCACCTCGCCTGAGCTTGCAGACCCGCGAGTTGAACTGATCGACATCAACACTATTTTCCGCGCTTAA
- a CDS encoding biotin-independent malonate decarboxylase subunit beta — protein MRDDRSFIELKARQRAQALLDEGSYRELLNPFEGIISPWLGPQGIVPQADDGMVVAKGTINGQPAVVVAIEGAFQGGSMGEVSGAKMAAALELAAEDNRKGIPTQAVLCLETGGVRLQEANLGLAAIADIHAAIVDLRRYTPVVGIVAGTVGCFGGMSIAAALCSYLIVTREARLGLNGPQVIEQEAGIEEYDSRDRPFIWSMTGGEVRYRSGLVDALVGDGVNAVKNAMNDAIAKGVPAKHRTDNYDDYLQRLTRFDTRKQADAEQINALFAGEGKA, from the coding sequence ATGCGTGACGATCGCAGTTTTATCGAACTCAAAGCGCGTCAGCGCGCGCAGGCGCTGCTGGATGAAGGCAGCTACCGCGAATTGTTGAATCCGTTTGAGGGCATTATCTCCCCGTGGTTAGGGCCGCAGGGCATTGTTCCGCAGGCGGATGACGGCATGGTAGTCGCTAAAGGCACCATCAATGGTCAACCGGCTGTTGTCGTGGCGATTGAAGGCGCGTTCCAGGGCGGCAGTATGGGCGAAGTCTCCGGCGCGAAAATGGCGGCGGCACTGGAACTGGCGGCAGAAGATAACCGCAAAGGGATCCCGACGCAGGCCGTTCTGTGTCTTGAAACCGGCGGCGTGCGCTTGCAGGAAGCCAACCTCGGGCTGGCGGCGATTGCCGATATTCATGCGGCGATCGTTGACCTGCGTCGTTATACCCCGGTTGTCGGTATTGTTGCCGGCACGGTGGGCTGCTTTGGCGGGATGTCTATCGCCGCCGCGCTGTGCAGTTATCTGATTGTGACCCGCGAAGCGCGTCTCGGTCTGAACGGCCCGCAGGTGATTGAGCAGGAAGCGGGGATTGAAGAGTACGACTCCCGCGACCGTCCGTTTATCTGGAGCATGACCGGCGGTGAAGTGCGTTATCGCAGCGGGCTGGTGGATGCGCTGGTCGGCGACGGCGTGAACGCGGTGAAAAACGCGATGAATGACGCCATTGCCAAAGGCGTTCCGGCGAAACACCGCACCGATAACTACGACGATTATCTGCAACGTCTGACCCGGTTCGACACCCGTAAACAAGCGGATGCTGAACAGATCAACGCGTTATTTGCCGGGGAGGGTAAAGCATGA